The Synergistaceae bacterium genome includes the window ATTTCTCGTTTAGTTCGTTCGAGCATGTTGGAAATTTTGACTCAGGACTATATAAGAACGGCATATTCTAAAGGTTTGAGCGAGTTTGCTATAATTTATATTCACGCTTTAAAGAATGCAATTATCCCCGTCATAACCTATTTAGGGCCGTTGACTGCTGGAATCTTAACGGGGAGTTTTGTAGTTGAACAAGTTTTCGGAGTTCCGGGACTCGGCACATTCTTTGTAACAAGCATAAATAATAGAGATTACACGACAATAATGGGAGTTACTATATTTTATAGTGCGCTGTTAGTATTCTTTAATTTGATTGCTGATTGCTGCCTAGCTTTGATAGATCCCAGAATCAAATTACAATAATAAATAGTGAGGGAATATTAACATGTATGATTTTACGCCTCTTACACTTGAAGAGAGAACGAGCGCTGAGACTCTAAGGCCTTCTCTTACTTACTGGCAGGACGTTTGGCAGAGACTCAAGAAAGATAGACTCGCTTTATTCGGCCTGATAGTGATTCTTGTTATGTTGACGCTTGCAATTTTCGGGCCTTATTTCTCAAGCTATGATTATGACACTACAAATTTTTTCGCTACGAATGAGCCGCCGAGCTTAAATCATTTATTAGGGACTGACATGTTAGGGCGTGATTTATTTGTTAGGATTCTTTACGGTGCAAGAATTTCTCTCGCTGTGGGAATCTTAGCAAGTTTCATAAATTTATTTATCGGAGTAATTTACGGGGGGATTTCGGGATTTTCCGGCGGAAAAGTTGATAATTTCATGATGGGAGTTGTTGATGTGCTTTACAGCGTGCCCGTTATGATTTATGTAATTTTATTGATGGTAGTAGTCGGCCCCGGCTTGAAAAGTATATTTATAACGCTGGGAATTTCTTACTGGGCACCGATGGCGCGAATCGTACGGGCTGAAGTGTTGAGACTCAAGAATGAAGAATTTATTTTGTCAGCTCGTGTGTTAGGAGCTTCACCGTCAAGAATTTTGCTGCGTCACTTGATACCTAATGCGATGGGGCCGATTCTTGTAACTCTTACATTTTCGATTCCGGGGGCGATTTTCACGGAGGCATTCTTGAGCTTTGTCGGCTTAGGAGTGTCTGCACCTATGGCGAGTCTTGGAATGCTTTGTAATGACGGTATAGGCGCATTAATGGTATATCCGACACAATTATTCTTCCCGGCGGCTGTGATTTCGATAATGATACTTGCATTTAACTTTTTAGGCGATGGCTTGAGAGACGCTCTTGATCCGAAATTAAGAAAGTGATTTAGAGTGAAAAATTTTGCCTAACATGTTTTGATTTTCACGGAGCAGGCGGGTGAGCGGGTAGGAGTAGAATAAAGCATGAATTTGCATATATAACAAAGGGGAGTGATTTAATTTGAGCGAAAATATTTTAACAGTTGAAGATTTGCACACGTCATTTTTTACCTCAATGGGAGAAATTAAGGCCGTCAATGGAGTATCTTTTACTCTTAAGCGCGGGGAAGTTCTCGGAATTGCGGGCGAGTCTGGCAGCGGAAAGAGTGCGGCAATGTTATCTATAATGGGTCTGAATAAAATCAAGTCAGGCTCTATAATATTCAACGATAAAAATATAAGCAATTATAATATAAATCAAATTCGGGGCAAAAATATTTCTATGATATTTCAGGATCCTATGACGAGTCTAAATCCGGTTTTGACAATCGGCTATCAAATGCGGGAATCTCTCAAGCGTCATAAATGGCAGGGCGATATAAATTTGCGGGTCCTCGAAATGCTCGAAAAAGTAGGAATATCTCCGGCCAAGAAAAGAATCTCGCAATATCCTCACGAGTTCAGCGGCGGGCAGCGTCAAAGAATCATGATAGCAACGGCCTTACTTTGTGAACCTGATTTATTAATCGCTGATGAGCCTACTACTGCGCTTGATGTAACTGTTCAGGCTCAAATTTTGAAGTTGATTAAAGATTTACAGAAAGAGTCTCACATGTCAGTAATATTAATAACTCATGATTTAGGAATAATCGCGGGCGAATCTGACAGAGTCTTAATCATGTACGGCGGGCATATTTTAGAACAGGGAACGAGAAGAGAAATTTTTTACACGCCCTCACACCCTTATACTCAGGGATTATTACGTTCTGTGCCTAATCCTGATAATATCAAGCAAAAATTAATTCCCATTGAAGGCCAGCCCCCTGACCTGTTAAACCCTCCTAAAGGCTGCCCATATGTCAAGAGATGTGATAAAGCAATGCGCTTGTGTCTTGAAAAATATCCGGTTATGAATTCTTTAACTGATACTCATAAATATAATTGCTGGCTGGGAGTGAAAAGGTAAAAAATGAGCGCGTTACTTGAAATTAATGATCTCACTAAATATTTTAACGGCAATATCAGGGCACTTAATAGAGTTTCATTTTATGTGAATAGGGGCGAGACACTCGGACTAGTAGGCGAGTCTGGCTGCGGCAAAACTACTTTAGCACGTACTATCATAAAATTATATGAGCCTGATTCGGGGCAAATTATTTATAACGGTCAGGATATTACGCGCCTAAATTCTAAACAAATGCTCCCATTCAGGAAAAAATTACAAATGATATTTCAAGATCCCTATGCTTCACTAAATCCAAGAATGACAGCCGACGATATTATTCGGGAATCAATGATAATTCACGGAGTTCCTAAAGATGAGCAGTCAGACCGAGTAAATGAATTATTGCGGCTCGTAGGACTTAATAGCGCGCAGTCAAGCCGTTATCCCCATGAGTTCAGCGGAGGGCAGCGTCAAAGAATCGGCATAGCTAGGGCATTAGCTGTAGAACCTGAATTTATTATCTGTGATGAGCCTATTTCTGCTCTTGACGTGTCTATACAGGCTCAAATTGTAAATATGCTTCAGGACTTGCAAAATAAAATGGGACTGACTTATTTATTTATCGCTCATGATTTATCAATGGTAAGGCACATAAGCTCGCGAGTCGCAGTAATGTATCTCGGTCAAATCTTAGAAATTGCAGACAGTAACGAATTATATTCACACCCCCTGCATCCTTATACAATATCGCTATTGTCTTCTATTCCTGTGCCTGATCCCGACAAATCAGACCAGCGCAAAATTTTATCTCTTAAGGGCGAAATTCCCAGCGCGTT containing:
- a CDS encoding ABC transporter permease, which gives rise to ISRLVRSSMLEILTQDYIRTAYSKGLSEFAIIYIHALKNAIIPVITYLGPLTAGILTGSFVVEQVFGVPGLGTFFVTSINNRDYTTIMGVTIFYSALLVFFNLIADCCLALIDPRIKLQ
- a CDS encoding ABC transporter permease, which produces MYDFTPLTLEERTSAETLRPSLTYWQDVWQRLKKDRLALFGLIVILVMLTLAIFGPYFSSYDYDTTNFFATNEPPSLNHLLGTDMLGRDLFVRILYGARISLAVGILASFINLFIGVIYGGISGFSGGKVDNFMMGVVDVLYSVPVMIYVILLMVVVGPGLKSIFITLGISYWAPMARIVRAEVLRLKNEEFILSARVLGASPSRILLRHLIPNAMGPILVTLTFSIPGAIFTEAFLSFVGLGVSAPMASLGMLCNDGIGALMVYPTQLFFPAAVISIMILAFNFLGDGLRDALDPKLRK
- a CDS encoding ATP-binding cassette domain-containing protein: MSALLEINDLTKYFNGNIRALNRVSFYVNRGETLGLVGESGCGKTTLARTIIKLYEPDSGQIIYNGQDITRLNSKQMLPFRKKLQMIFQDPYASLNPRMTADDIIRESMIIHGVPKDEQSDRVNELLRLVGLNSAQSSRYPHEFSGGQRQRIGIARALAVEPEFIICDEPISALDVSIQAQIVNMLQDLQNKMGLTYLFIAHDLSMVRHISSRVAVMYLGQILEIADSNELYSHPLHPYTISLLSSIPVPDPDKSDQRKILSLKGEIPSALNIPTGCSFHTRCPRARPECRTINAILSEKGANHLCSCPFVES
- a CDS encoding ABC transporter ATP-binding protein gives rise to the protein MGEIKAVNGVSFTLKRGEVLGIAGESGSGKSAAMLSIMGLNKIKSGSIIFNDKNISNYNINQIRGKNISMIFQDPMTSLNPVLTIGYQMRESLKRHKWQGDINLRVLEMLEKVGISPAKKRISQYPHEFSGGQRQRIMIATALLCEPDLLIADEPTTALDVTVQAQILKLIKDLQKESHMSVILITHDLGIIAGESDRVLIMYGGHILEQGTRREIFYTPSHPYTQGLLRSVPNPDNIKQKLIPIEGQPPDLLNPPKGCPYVKRCDKAMRLCLEKYPVMNSLTDTHKYNCWLGVKR